The window acgactcgattatgtagcatgtgaaatcaaattgtcaagtttcatgcaaggtacaagtatataaacaagttaggagggttgcataatcatttggttaagtttgacaaaaagtcaaactttggtcggtcaaagtcaacaaaagtcaacacgttcgggtcgggtcccggacaaattttctatgctaattattcatatacaagtatattaaaacaagtttcatgtgaatcggaggtccgtaggtcatcaaacatttcacgtgaaatgggacgaggaggtcagaatctgaccaggcacatctgcgcgccgcgcgggtatggggcgcgccgcgccaccatctgtgcaggtctgtttctgtttttcccaagtatgcacgagccaaaatcaattctaacacaacaattgacccgcaaacacttataatgcctatcatatatcgttggaaaggtattttgacgaggaatacaactaagcacttatggtccaacaataacatcatttacaatagccgaaatctcatcaagcgaacaataaaagtccattttcaaagtttcaagttcatcaatcgcattttgagtttcgggaaaccaattcacacatatgatatgccgttttgaaggtaacgaagcatacattactactaaacactaacaattaacattccatgacattcaagcatccaaaaattcatgtcaagaactatcaaaccctagtcaaacatctcaaaatcaataatcatgtttttgaagttttcttaatcaacctacacatcaatttgaagctaatgatgctagtaacacatttaatacatgaactttaacaattaaacaacttttaatcatccaaaatcaaagattaagcaagcaattttcatattcaagctagttacaccaaagacaacaaatcgagcatacaaattacatacacgacatcacaatgagccatagacactaactaacaccatttcaagtcaaaaacacgaatttagagaaatacagagttttagaaatgttacccaaacttgatgatattggtatcaaaatgtagaggatgaagagaggatcacgaaaatgtaatttgttttgatgtttgcttctccaatcggatttagatgatgattttatgtttgagggttttgagttcaaaaatgggaagtagagagaaagaggaggatgaaggtgggaggtggagatgaaatgaatggatgtggtaagtgggttgactagttgacctagtcaactagtttgcccatttggcaatctcggtccctcgagtttcaaagcgggtgcgggaattaacccaacgaatattttaaaaacgttcgagtaacggatgactttataattagataacgagaatattatgaacgttagttaacgaaagatacaaatttgaataacgaaagatattatataaaaaaaaagacggtgttaaaataaattaaacggaaaatcacgggatgttacagatgccataattatataaatattaaaattagaaTGTATAAAAAAGGGTAGAAATTGAATGTTTTGGTGTGTAAAAATGAGAACTGTTGAGAGGTTTAAATAGATAACTTTATTAAGTTTGAAAAAAGTGTGAAACGACTATAAAACCATTTGAAAACGACTATATTTTTTCCACCAATCAATTCGCGCTGCATGTGTTTGATACTTTGATCCTTTTTTCCCTCAATCCCTCGACTAACGCCCCTACTTCATCACCTCTGACACTCCGTTAACGACATCAGAGTCGTCAAAAATCGCCACCTTGTCTGACGGAATCTTCTTAGCGCTTGATTAAAAATGGTCTTAGAGCCCTCTACAATATAATTGTTTAAGTCACGTTTGCCGTTTGGTGATCTATCTAGTCTAGTGGTATATCGTATATGATAAAAAATGCAGTCGCATACGAATTGTCGACCAATAAGATTGGTTAAAAATGCAGTTAAATTATCCGAATTCAACCAATTTTAATATCTACTATGCGCTCTCTCGCAATCTCTCATCTATCTATCATATGTAAAATACCTCTGTCCCTATTAAAAATCTCGTTGTGTTTGTGGTAgatagagagagagatatatatatatttaactgtgCGTCTCAGTGAGTGAGTGGGTGTCGTAGTAAGATTCACTGATGGATAAAGGCTGTCATTCATCTGGGCAACAAGAATCTTCTCCTATAAACCCAAttacaaaccctaaccctaacctcgATTCTTCAACTACTGctgctactactaataataacaaagatCATTACTTACAAATTAACAAATTTTCACACAAGATTTCAAAACCCCCTATTAAAAAGCCCTTTGAATTTGACCCCcaaaatcatcatcatcctcatcatcatcatcaaatccctCATCATCAACCACCATTGATCTTAGATCAACCAAATGAATCTCAGCCCTCCAATCTTCATTacaaccaccaccaacaacaacagcaacagcatcaACCACCGGTTTACAACGTCAGCAAAAGCGATTTCCGAGACGTTGTTCAAAAACTCACCGGTTCACCTGCTCACGAACGTTTACCTTCAAACCCGGTTCAACCCGTAAAACCACAAAGCTCTAGGTTACAACGAATCCGACCGCCGCCACTTGAACACATCGGTAACCGGCCTCCAGCCGCCGCAAGTTCCGCCGCAATCCCTAACTTCAGACCAGCTATCGGGAACTTCTTTGCCGGTCAACGGCCACACCATCAGCCTTTATCGCCGTTGCCTCCGTTGCCGGCGGTACACGCGACGGCTGAATCCCCGATCTCGGCTTACATGAGGTGCTTTCAGACGAACGTTACCGGATTTAATCAGGTACTACCTCAGGGACCCGATTTTCCGGCGCCGTCGTCTCCGCTGCCGTTCGGGTGCTTACCTCCGATGTTATCGCCTGGACATCCGTTTTCACCGACAAATCAATTCGGATTTCAACAATTAACGCCGCTGTCTTCGGCACCACCGGCACCAAGCCCTAGATGAAAATCATTGTGAAAATGAAGCAATTAGTTAAGAGCAAAATGGTAAATTGTTCTTAATCcataaaaatggtaaatttcttttatttttaaaaGTTGTGGTTTTGGTAGCTACTGATCTAGTGAGGTGGAATACATGTACAATGCAAATGAATTAGAGATAATTTTGTGTATGTTTAAGTTTGAAATTTGGGGAAAGATCAGTGTTGCAAAATTAGTTGTGAAATTTGATTGAAGATATGTTATGTACATGAATGGATTATTGTTTTTACTACTAAGATTAATGATTTGAGGAATTTTCAGCATatcttttcaatttttttttgtttaatttgtACCGAGTTTTGATTAGATTGTGTAATTTGACTTTCTATATATATGTTAGAGTGTTATGACATCTGATAATATCTATGCTTTGCAACTTGTCAAGATAAGACTAATTGGGATGAGGAACTGTTGATTTTCACATAAAAAGGTTAAAGCTTTAACCGTTGGTTGGATAAATGCTTGATCCTTAATGTTCGACTCGTGTATGGTAAAGATTTTGATATGTGGCTAACACGAATGGTAAAATTTCAATATTTAAGACCTGTCATGAATTAACATTATAATTTGTGGCTAGTGATACACCTGTAACGTGTACTTCGTAGCACATTCAACATCACAATTCTGTTATTCTAAGCTGCAAGATTTGTTTGCTATGAACATGAAATTAGATTCACATGATGGTTGTTTGATACTCCGTATatgtttttcgccaaaaaaaatttACTTGTTCTGTTCTGTATATATTTGATTGATTCAAGGtttgtaaaattaaaaagtatGAAACATGTCATCTTTTCAGACAGGAACAAAATGGCAATAGTTGTGACCATTTTAGGGCACTGGATGCATTTTAATGATGTCAATCTGACGATTGCATTGTTAGGGACCCCGTGGATTTTTTCTGGTTTGAAATTATTTGCACATGATGCAGATTGTTTGTGACCCAAAAAGATCTTTTCGAGTGCAAGTAAATCTAGCTTTAGATTTTTGCTCTTGGTTGGTCCCCTTCATGTTTTGACTTGTGGGCCATACATTTGACTGGTGCATTAACATCTTCCTTGTGTCACAGTATTTATTATTGTACCTACGTTTTAAACTTTAGAGTTTAGATTGTTGTATTTTGTTAGAACAGTTATAACGGTAAACGGGTTTTGGTGTCACTTTTTAAGTTCTCGTCCCGTGTTCACAACCACAACCCACACCGCACACGTTGTGGCCTCGTGGTGAGCACAACCTTTTGAACCGATGAACATCCGTAATTCTTGTATCGTCTGTATGTTTTTTATCTCTAAAAGTTGAACACTAAAATTAGATATCAAATGCAATAGAGTACCTACATATTACAATGCAATGGAAATTACAATTTTAAACAACCTTTAACTAAAAATAACGCGTACTCGAGGTTCCCGGTACATCTGAGTCGGCAGAACAGAAACTTACAGATTCCCGATTTGTACAACGCAAACCTAAATCTAATTGCAGACCCGCAAGCTCATCCTTCACTTGTTGCATTGTAGGCCTTGCCTTTCCTTCGGGAGCAACACACGACTTAACAATCTGAGCAACTCGATTAAGTTGATCAGCAGTAGCGTCAATCTTCACTTGATCATCGATGATGTCATTCAAATGATCCTCATTCAGTAACACAACAAACAGATCTACTAGAGATCGGTACGTTTTATTTGCCCCAGAATTAATTTTTTTCCCAGTGAGAAGCTCAACTAGTACAACCCCAAAGCTATAAACGTCACTCTTCTCAGTTAAGATACCCGAACTGAAGTATTCAGGGTCTATATATCCAATAGTCCCTTGAACAGCTGTCGACACTTGCATTTTGTTGTTATGAACAGAACGTGATATTCCAAAGTCGGAAACTTTGGCTGTATAGTCCTCATTCAGTAGTATATTAGATGATTTGATATCTCTATGTATGATTTTAGTAGTAGAATGCATATAAGCAAGAGCTCCTGCAGTTTCAACCGCTAGATTTAACCTCGTTGACCAAGTCAACGAAGCCCCGTGAGACTTCCCGTGTAGTTGGTGGTACAAAGTCTCGTTGACTATATACTCATAAGCTAGTAACGGTACGTCTGTTTCAAGACAGCAGCCCACGAGCTTTACGATATTTGGATGGTTGATTTGAGACAAAAGTACCACCTCGTTAACAAACTGTCCAATTTGGTTCGGGTCAACAACCTTTGACTTCTTAATCGCAACTTCGGTGTTATCTATCAAAATCCCTTTGTAAACAGTTCCAAAAGCTCCTTGACCAACAATGTTGTTTGAATTGAAGTTGTTGGTTGCTTTCTTGAGTTCCTCCTCAGTGAAAATTTTGACGATTTGTGTCGATCCTTCGCATTCAGAGAGTAACTTCTCGAAAATCGTACCTCCGTTTCTTTTAAACATGGTTTCTTTTTTCTTAGCAATGCGGCGTTGTTTAAACAAGCAATAGGAAAGAAACATCGTTAGTGATGTCACTATAACACCCATGCTAATGCCTGCATGACATATGCGGTCGGTTATTAGTTTCTTATCgtatcatttttttttaataacagTTAGGAAGTCACTGGCGGAGCTCACCAGAAGTGGAGCCACTCACCCAATCATATTGGTGCCATATGTGGGGAGGAAGCTACGGGATCCGCACCCAGGAGGTAACAAGGCAACTTGGAAAACTCTCATGAGGTTCAAACGCAAGACGTTACGCAACCTCAATGAGTTAGGAGCACAAGTGGTATATGTTTTGTCCACTACGGGAACATCAAGATTAATGAGCCTCCTTGATACAGTTGTGTACATAAATTGAAGGACAAACTTACCCACATAGACCCCAAGTTTCTGTAAATTTGTCCTATTTTTTGTGCAACGGGTACCATCTTTTCGACCGTCCCCACTGTACCCCTCCGGACAATAGCAAGTATAACTTCCATCAGTGTTGTTGCATAAATGTGTGCAGCTGTGTAGTCGGTCGTCTTCACACTCGTCAACATCTAGTCAGTAAAAAATAGACATACTAACAGTTTTAGACGGTCAAACAACAGAACagctaaataaagaaataaattacCTAGGCAGCAGTTTTTAAGGTACGGAGTACCCTGATAACCAACTGAACAACTGCAACGATAGCCCacaccattattaacatcaatacAGTTACTATTCTCCTTACATAAGTAACTACTTATGTTCTTTTGTGCTTCTTGACAACTTGTATTACCTACTGTCCAATCTAGCAGCATCTCATACGAGTCAAGATCTTGTTtctttaaattatataaattaatagacGAAAAGTTATACCGGCCATCTTCTTCGATAAATGCATAGCTGCAATTGTTAAAATCTTTCTTCCCAACATTACCCGTGTTACTCTCTACATTGAAGCGGAACCTTGTAAGTTGTGCAGGTTCTATTGTACCTTGACAACAACCAATCGTACTTGCACACGACCCGACAATTTCATTGCAACTTCCAGGCATCGTCGGGCACCCCGCTTGAAAAACTTGATCGGTTTTAATGTTCCCGCGAGTGTCACAACCAAGCGTTGTGATCTTGTTCATACTAATTGAGATGGGAAATCTTGATAAGTTTACCGACGGGTTTTCTGATAATATTTTATTTGTCTC of the Rutidosis leptorrhynchoides isolate AG116_Rl617_1_P2 chromosome 5, CSIRO_AGI_Rlap_v1, whole genome shotgun sequence genome contains:
- the LOC139847356 gene encoding wall-associated receptor kinase 3-like; protein product: MILSIILQSNSSKAQAIPGPECSKTCGNVPIRYPFGIEENCYLDTSYMVTCNTATGTARISGMSVNVVDISIEGHLRVISPVARTCYNETNKILSENPSVNLSRFPISISMNKITTLGCDTRGNIKTDQVFQAGCPTMPGSCNEIVGSCASTIGCCQGTIEPAQLTRFRFNVESNTGNVGKKDFNNCSYAFIEEDGRYNFSSINLYNLKKQDLDSYEMLLDWTVGNTSCQEAQKNISSYLCKENSNCIDVNNGVGYRCSCSVGYQGTPYLKNCCLDVDECEDDRLHSCTHLCNNTDGSYTCYCPEGYSGDGRKDGTRCTKNRTNLQKLGVYVGISMGVIVTSLTMFLSYCLFKQRRIAKKKETMFKRNGGTIFEKLLSECEGSTQIVKIFTEEELKKATNNFNSNNIVGQGAFGTVYKGILIDNTEVAIKKSKVVDPNQIGQFVNEVVLLSQINHPNIVKLVGCCLETDVPLLAYEYIVNETLYHQLHGKSHGASLTWSTRLNLAVETAGALAYMHSTTKIIHRDIKSSNILLNEDYTAKVSDFGISRSVHNNKMQVSTAVQGTIGYIDPEYFSSGILTEKSDVYSFGVVLVELLTGKKINSGANKTYRSLVDLFVVLLNEDHLNDIIDDQVKIDATADQLNRVAQIVKSCVAPEGKARPTMQQVKDELAGLQLDLGTLLHLISNFSVQLLEIKNIQTIQELRMFIGSKGCAHHEATTCAVWVVVVNTGRELKK
- the LOC139847696 gene encoding VQ motif-containing protein 9-like, which produces MDKGCHSSGQQESSPINPITNPNPNLDSSTTAATTNNNKDHYLQINKFSHKISKPPIKKPFEFDPQNHHHPHHHHQIPHHQPPLILDQPNESQPSNLHYNHHQQQQQQHQPPVYNVSKSDFRDVVQKLTGSPAHERLPSNPVQPVKPQSSRLQRIRPPPLEHIGNRPPAAASSAAIPNFRPAIGNFFAGQRPHHQPLSPLPPLPAVHATAESPISAYMRCFQTNVTGFNQVLPQGPDFPAPSSPLPFGCLPPMLSPGHPFSPTNQFGFQQLTPLSSAPPAPSPR